From the Paludisphaera mucosa genome, one window contains:
- a CDS encoding DinB family protein, protein MTAKELIRKAFGTSEMILGRYMEGLTDPDLMVRAVPGMNHLAWQIGHLISAERGMVEMIRPGSAPSLPAGFDDTHSRKNTGDDDASKFLSLEAYKTLWKAQRQATLALLDALPDAELDREEPGKFPPFAPSVGLLMHTAGTHPIMHAGQFVAVRRLRGLPIAF, encoded by the coding sequence ATGACCGCCAAGGAATTGATCCGCAAAGCGTTCGGAACCTCGGAGATGATCCTCGGCCGGTACATGGAGGGACTGACCGATCCGGACCTCATGGTCCGCGCCGTCCCGGGGATGAACCACCTCGCATGGCAGATCGGACACCTGATCTCCGCCGAGCGGGGTATGGTCGAGATGATCCGGCCCGGGTCCGCCCCCAGTCTGCCCGCAGGTTTCGACGACACTCACTCCCGGAAGAATACGGGCGACGACGACGCCTCGAAGTTCCTCTCCCTCGAAGCGTACAAGACGCTGTGGAAGGCCCAGCGCCAGGCGACGCTCGCCCTGCTCGACGCCCTACCCGATGCGGAGTTGGATCGCGAGGAGCCCGGTAAGTTCCCGCCGTTCGCGCCCTCGGTCGGCTTGCTCATGCACACGGCCGGGACGCACCCCATCATGCACGCGGGGCAATTCGTGGCAGTCCGTCGCCTGCGGGGCCTGCCGATCGCATTTTGA
- a CDS encoding Gfo/Idh/MocA family protein, whose amino-acid sequence MPRGTVRIGIVGAGGIVRSRHVPGFRAIRGVELVGVCNRRRDSSARAARELGLAKTYGNWEEVIQDPTVDAVLIGAWPYLHCPVTLAALDAGKHVLTQARMAMNAREAQRMLDRTRELPGQVAMVVPSPYGLAGEAFVRSLIAEGFLGNLREVHVDGLTDELADPEVPLSWRQKTRYSGFNMLTLGILHETVQRWLSPPVRVLAYASKLITERFDPESSKLKPVGTPDSVQVLATHEDGSVATYRLSAVLWGGRSLSVALHGSEGSLFYDLLKDEIRGVRRGEESPRVLPIPEALRGGWRAEADFIAAIRGERPVTHTDFATGARYMQFTEAVARSSRHQVPVTLPLKEFSNPSL is encoded by the coding sequence ATGCCGCGGGGGACGGTTCGAATCGGCATCGTCGGGGCCGGCGGGATCGTGCGTTCGCGGCACGTGCCGGGCTTCCGGGCGATCCGAGGCGTCGAGCTGGTGGGGGTCTGCAACCGCCGCCGCGACTCGTCGGCGAGGGCGGCGCGCGAGCTGGGCCTCGCCAAGACCTACGGCAACTGGGAAGAGGTCATCCAGGACCCCACCGTCGACGCCGTGTTGATCGGCGCGTGGCCCTATCTCCACTGCCCGGTGACGCTCGCGGCGCTCGACGCCGGCAAGCACGTGCTGACCCAGGCCCGGATGGCGATGAACGCCCGCGAGGCCCAGCGCATGCTCGACCGGACTCGGGAGCTGCCCGGACAGGTCGCCATGGTCGTCCCCAGCCCCTACGGCCTGGCTGGAGAGGCGTTCGTCCGTTCGCTGATCGCCGAGGGTTTTCTCGGAAACCTCCGCGAGGTCCACGTCGACGGCCTCACCGACGAACTGGCCGACCCCGAAGTCCCCTTGAGCTGGCGCCAGAAGACCCGTTATTCGGGATTCAACATGCTGACCCTGGGCATCCTCCATGAGACCGTCCAGCGCTGGCTGTCGCCGCCGGTTCGCGTACTGGCCTACGCCTCGAAACTGATCACCGAGCGATTCGACCCCGAATCGAGCAAGTTGAAGCCCGTCGGCACGCCCGACAGCGTGCAGGTGCTGGCCACCCACGAGGACGGCTCGGTCGCCACCTACCGGCTCAGCGCAGTCCTTTGGGGGGGCCGGTCGCTGAGCGTCGCACTGCACGGCTCGGAGGGCTCGCTCTTCTACGACCTGCTCAAAGACGAGATCCGCGGGGTGCGCCGCGGCGAGGAGTCGCCCCGCGTCCTGCCGATCCCCGAGGCCCTTCGCGGCGGCTGGCGGGCCGAGGCCGACTTCATCGCGGCCATCCGGGGCGAGCGGCCGGTCACGCACACCGACTTCGCGACCGGCGCCCGCTACATGCAGTTCACCGAGGCCGTCGCCCGCAGCTCGCGGCACCAGGTCCCGGTGACGCTTCCCTTGAAGGAGTTCTCCAACCCCAGCCTGTGA
- the rbsD gene encoding D-ribose pyranase: MKRGGILNPAICSLLAELGHTDELLLVDAAYPLPSDAHVIDLTLTPGIPRLLDVLRAVAEELVIDAIAVPLEIKDHSPRLYQEILKCVGEIDVDEIPFHEFKEQSLDVKGIIRTAEFSPYANVRIVAGSAY; encoded by the coding sequence ATGAAACGCGGCGGCATTCTCAATCCGGCGATCTGCTCGCTGCTCGCCGAGCTGGGCCACACCGACGAACTCCTGCTCGTGGACGCCGCCTATCCCCTGCCGAGCGATGCCCACGTCATCGACCTGACGCTGACCCCGGGCATCCCCCGCCTGCTCGACGTGCTCCGGGCCGTCGCCGAGGAGCTGGTGATCGACGCGATCGCCGTCCCCCTGGAGATCAAGGACCACAGCCCGAGGCTCTACCAGGAGATCCTCAAATGCGTGGGCGAGATCGACGTCGATGAGATCCCGTTCCACGAATTCAAGGAACAGTCGCTCGACGTGAAGGGGATCATCCGCACCGCCGAGTTCAGCCCGTACGCCAACGTCCGGATCGTCGCCGGCAGCGCTTATTGA
- a CDS encoding J domain-containing protein yields the protein MFLRFRKSGGRTYWRVVQSYREDGWPRQRTIYDLGPHDTREAAQAAWDALAASNARGAFPKPRPRRISRNSSTDSERAGIENERRKAASQRLKDVLTGQASPPPESVHPALAELGLGTEATLEQIKSAYRRLAAANHPDRGGNPDAMVQINQAYETALELLGAGKRPNPRRA from the coding sequence ATGTTCCTGCGATTCCGGAAGTCGGGCGGCCGGACGTACTGGCGCGTCGTGCAGAGCTACCGCGAGGACGGCTGGCCCCGGCAGCGGACGATCTACGACCTGGGCCCGCACGACACCAGGGAAGCCGCCCAGGCCGCCTGGGACGCCTTGGCCGCAAGCAACGCCCGGGGGGCATTCCCGAAGCCCCGTCCCCGACGAATCTCCCGAAACTCTTCGACCGATTCGGAACGGGCTGGAATCGAAAATGAGCGACGAAAAGCCGCGTCCCAACGCCTCAAAGACGTCTTGACGGGCCAAGCCTCGCCACCGCCCGAAAGCGTCCATCCCGCGCTCGCCGAGCTGGGCTTGGGCACCGAAGCCACCCTTGAGCAGATCAAATCGGCTTACCGCCGCCTCGCCGCCGCCAATCATCCCGACCGGGGCGGCAACCCCGACGCGATGGTGCAGATCAACCAGGCCTACGAGACGGCCCTGGAACTCCTCGGGGCGGGCAAGAGGCCGAATCCTCGACGTGCCTAA
- a CDS encoding acyl-ACP desaturase, which produces MNVLESMQNYVEGNLSLLISVEQSWQPTDYLPDLTGDDWSENLKRFRQEALCLPDDLLVVLVGNMITEEALPNYAISLERVARDPTGTTDTPWAVWLRGWTAEENRHGDLLNAYLRLTGRVDMRAVEVTTQNLIRNGFSSGHEGDPYSGLIYASFQERATRLSHGNLARLASARGEANLAKICRKIAADEARHEIFYTRAVNELFDRDPEGAILAYRTTLKKLVAMPGSRMDDGRGPGLFDHYTATVQRTGVYTSRDYAAIIRHLNTAWGLENRSFSGKAAKIQDYLCLQPERYERLASEIESRAVGQPPFPFSWVHDRSA; this is translated from the coding sequence ATGAACGTACTCGAAAGCATGCAGAACTACGTCGAGGGCAATCTGTCCCTCCTGATCTCGGTCGAGCAGAGCTGGCAGCCGACCGATTACCTCCCGGACCTCACGGGCGACGACTGGTCCGAAAACCTGAAGCGGTTCCGCCAGGAGGCCCTATGCCTCCCGGACGACCTCCTCGTCGTGCTCGTCGGCAACATGATCACCGAGGAAGCTCTGCCGAACTACGCGATCTCCCTGGAGCGCGTGGCGCGAGACCCGACCGGCACGACGGACACGCCCTGGGCCGTGTGGCTGCGCGGCTGGACGGCCGAGGAGAATCGCCACGGCGACCTGCTCAACGCCTATCTCCGGCTCACCGGCCGAGTCGACATGCGGGCGGTGGAAGTTACGACCCAGAACCTGATCCGCAACGGCTTCTCGTCGGGCCACGAGGGCGACCCCTATTCGGGGCTCATCTACGCCTCGTTCCAGGAGCGTGCCACGCGGCTGAGCCACGGCAACCTCGCCCGGCTCGCCTCCGCACGCGGCGAGGCGAACCTCGCCAAAATCTGCCGCAAGATCGCCGCCGACGAGGCCCGACACGAGATCTTCTACACCCGCGCCGTCAACGAGCTGTTCGATCGCGACCCCGAGGGGGCGATCCTCGCCTACCGGACGACCCTCAAGAAGCTCGTCGCCATGCCTGGCAGCCGGATGGACGACGGCCGCGGCCCGGGGCTTTTCGATCATTACACCGCCACGGTCCAGCGCACGGGGGTCTACACCTCGCGCGACTACGCCGCGATCATCCGCCACCTGAACACGGCCTGGGGCCTGGAGAACCGTTCCTTCTCGGGCAAGGCGGCGAAGATCCAGGACTACCTCTGCCTCCAGCCCGAGCGTTACGAACGCCTCGCCTCCGAGATCGAGAGCCGGGCCGTGGGCCAGCCCCCCTTCCCGTTCTCGTGGGTCCACGACAGGTCGGCCTGA
- a CDS encoding cyanophycinase: MPSLSDVVRGVMALGLSMVALFAGTEVRGEAGAKAGHLVICGGGGLPDPVRARFVELAGGPRARIVVVPTASEDADAKGRELEEFLEPWKKREVASVTLLHTRSRAEADKAEFAARLDESDGVWFSGGDQSRVTEAYLGTAFESGLRRLLARGGVIGGTSAGAAIMSRVMITGGAEKATVGVGFGFLPDVVVDQHALRRSRLNRLVGVLTEHPEVAAGVAIDEGTALIVDLGAKRWKVDGASYVVVLRHVKEAPPPLRIDVFHAGEEGDLGTWRVQAR; this comes from the coding sequence ATGCCTTCTCTCTCCGACGTCGTCAGGGGCGTCATGGCCCTCGGCCTCTCGATGGTCGCCCTGTTCGCCGGAACCGAGGTCCGCGGGGAAGCGGGGGCGAAGGCGGGCCACCTGGTCATCTGCGGCGGCGGCGGGCTCCCCGATCCGGTGCGGGCCCGGTTCGTCGAGTTGGCGGGCGGGCCCAGGGCGCGGATCGTGGTCGTACCCACGGCCAGCGAAGACGCCGACGCCAAGGGGCGGGAATTGGAAGAGTTCCTGGAGCCCTGGAAAAAGCGCGAGGTCGCGTCAGTGACGCTGCTCCACACTCGCTCACGTGCCGAGGCCGACAAAGCCGAGTTCGCCGCCCGGCTCGACGAGTCCGACGGCGTCTGGTTCAGCGGCGGCGATCAATCGCGGGTCACGGAAGCCTACCTCGGCACCGCCTTCGAGTCCGGCCTGCGCAGGCTCCTCGCCCGAGGCGGCGTGATCGGGGGGACGTCGGCGGGGGCTGCGATCATGTCGCGGGTCATGATCACCGGCGGTGCGGAGAAGGCGACCGTCGGCGTGGGCTTCGGCTTCCTGCCCGACGTCGTCGTGGATCAGCACGCGCTGCGTCGGAGTCGCCTCAATCGCCTCGTCGGCGTCCTGACCGAACACCCAGAAGTGGCCGCCGGCGTCGCCATCGATGAAGGGACGGCCTTGATCGTCGACCTGGGCGCGAAGCGATGGAAAGTCGATGGCGCGTCTTACGTCGTGGTCCTGCGACACGTCAAGGAGGCTCCGCCCCCCCTGCGGATCGACGTCTTTCACGCGGGCGAAGAAGGCGACCTCGGGACCTGGCGGGTTCAGGCCCGCTAG